The following coding sequences lie in one Lytechinus pictus isolate F3 Inbred unplaced genomic scaffold, Lp3.0 scaffold_20, whole genome shotgun sequence genomic window:
- the LOC135157912 gene encoding CUB and sushi domain-containing protein 3-like, which yields MRQCPPPIAEPVRCNSPYIPRYGSIDNLRLDYNIGTSVRITCDNSTDSYSLRCNSDGFWTGSVLSCPAPVEAPEKCSAPYVPRYATIQDLRMSYDFNERITVTCDNSTTQFTLMCHTHGLWSGPVVSCPEPYRPPEQCNTPYVPRYATIQGLKTSYDFNERITVVCDNSTRQFTLMCHMHGLWSGPMVSCPEPYRPPTRCNAPSIPRYSKISARNLQTSYDLGARVNVRCDNSSVRFALRCRTGGLWEGQVQACPTPVEKPIRCNSPYIPKYGSIDNLRLDYNVGDSVRITCDNSTDSYNLRCNSDGFWTGSVLSCPAPIEAPENCSTPYVPRYATIQGLKTSYEFNERITVTCDNSTTQFTLRCHTHGLWSGPVVSCPEPYRPPVQCSAPYVPRYATIQDLRMSYDFNERITVTCDNSTTQFTLMCHKHGLWSGPVVSCPEPYRPLVQCSAPYVPRYATIQDLRMSYDFNERITVTCDNSTTQFTLMCHMHGLWSGPVVSCPEPYRPPVKCNAPYVPRYATIQNFQMSYYYSDIITVTCDGSSTQFILQCATNGLWKGQAVSCPEPPQVPRQCNAPAIPRYSGIEGQQSAYNANDEVIVSCDGGSSQFTLRCNNDGIWTGPNIACPAPDPGASHQTFCSAPVIPRHSTNQNLRLSYKPSDRVNVTCNEDHSSFLLVCREGLWIGQNIVCEEPDVVCDPPIIPAVSSVENLKPRYKVGDEVNVTCNGDSDWFIWECHRDGKWRGRAIDCPIPRPSLGHVSAVPGNTADRKAEKGSTGFLTTALLVTALIVFVLVLMSMAGFSIFVKRRVRSSSNEYLNDKSADRGPLPDVPSGYAGYIAGDKSLYTEPYLKPDRNTHNYEDYDTPR from the exons ATGCGACAATGTCCTCCGCCAATTGCAG AGCCAGTACGATGTAACAGTCCGTACATCCCGAGATATGGGTCTATTGATAACCTTCGTCTGGACTATAATATTGGCACCAGTGTTAGGATCACATGTGACAACAGTACAGACAGCTATAGCCTTCGGTGTAACTCTGATGGATTCTGGACGGGAAGCGTTCTTTCTTGTCCGGCACCAGTTGAAG CACCAGAAAAGTGCAGCGCCCCATACGTCCCGAGGTACGCTACAATCCAGGACCTCAGAATGAGCTATGACTTCAATGAAAGAATAACCGTGACGTGTGACAACAGCACTACACAGTTTACCCTAATGTGTCATACGCATGGCCTTTGGAGTGGCCCGGTGGTGTCCTGTCCAGAACCTTACAGAC CCCCCGAACAGTGCAACACTCCTTACGTCCCAAGGTATGCCACAATCCAGGGCCTCAAAACGAGCTACGACTTCAATGAGCGAATAACCGTAGTATGTGACAACAGTACTAGACAGTTCACCCTCATGTGTCACATGCATGGCCTATGGAGTGGCCCGATGGTGTCTTGTCCGGAACCCTACAGAC CCCCTACAAGGTGCAACGCTCCTAGCATTCCAAGATATTCCAAGATATCCGCTCGAAATCTTCAAACATCTTACGACTTGGGCGCCAGGGTAAATGTAAGATGTGATAATAGCTCGGTTCGATTCGCACTCCGATGTCGCACTGGTGGACTATGGGAGGGACAGGTACAAGCTTGCCCGACACCTGTAGAAA AACCGATACGATGTAACAGTCCGTACATCCCGAAGTATGGGTCAATTGATAACCTTCGTTTGGACTACAATGTTGGCGACAGTGTTAGGATCACATGTGACAACAGTACGGACAGCTATAACCTTCGGTGTAACTCTGATGGATTCTGGACGGGAAGCGTTCTTTCTTGCCCTGCACCAATTGAAG CTCCAGAAAATTGCAGCACCCCGTACGTCCCGAGGTATGCCACAATCCAGGGCCTCAAAACGAGCTATGAATTCAATGAACGAATAACCGTAACGTGTGACAACAGTACTACACAGTTCACCCTCAGATGTCACACGCATGGCCTTTGGAGTGGCCCAGTAGTGTCTTGTCCAGAACCTTACAGAC CCCCAGTGCAGTGCAGCGCCCCTTACGTCCCAAGGTATGCCACAATACAAGACCTCAGGATGAGCTACGACTTCAATGAAAGAATAACCGTAACGTGTGACAACAGTACTACACAGTTCACCCTCATGTGTCACAAGCATGGCCTTTGGAGTGGACCAGTGGTATCTTGTCCCGAACCTTACAGAC cCCTAGTGCAATGCAGCGCCCCTTACGTCCCAAGGTATGCCACAATACAAGACCTCAGGATGAGCTACGACTTCAATGAAAGAATAACCGTAACCTGTGACAACAGTACTACACAGTTCACCCTCATGTGTCACATGCATGGCCTATGGAGTGGCCCAGTGGTGTCTTGTCCAGAACCTTACAGAC ctCCCGTAAAATGCAACGCACCATACGTCCCAAGATATGCAACAATTCAGAACTTTCAAATGAGCTATTACTATAGTGATATAATCACTGTGACATGTGATGGAAGCTCCACTCAGTTTATCCTACAGTGTGCCACGAACGGTCTGTGGAAAGGGCAGGCGGTATCTTGTCCAGAACCTCCACAAG TTCCAAGACAATGCAATGCTCCTGCTATCCCGAGATATTCAGGTATTGAGGGACAACAATCGGCCTATAATGCTAATGACGAGGTGATTGTATCCTGTGACGGAGGTAGTTCTCAGTTCACCCTTCGATGTAACAATGATGGAATATGGACTGGACCAAATATCGCTTGCCCTGCGCCTGATCCGG GTGCCTCTCATCAAACCTTCTGTAGTGCTCCGGTTATTCCCCGTCATTCAACCAACCAGAATCTTCGTCTCTCATACAAACCTAGCGATAGGGTTAACGTGACATGCAATGAAGATCATAGTTCCTTCCTCTTGGTATGTCGAGAAGGGTTATGGATTGGACAAAACATAGTGTGCGAGGAACCAGATGTAG TATGCGACCCACCAATCATACCAGCTGTTTCATCTGTCGAAAATCTAAAACCTCGCTACAAGGTCGGCGACGAGGTCAACGTCACTTGCAACGGCGACTCTGATTGGTTTATTTGGGAATGTCACCGGGATGGTAAATGGCGAGGAAGGGCCATTGATTGCCCTATTCCACGACCATCCCTTGGCCATGTTAGTGCCGTTCCAG GAAATACTGCAGATAGAAAAGCTGAGAAGGGGAGCACAGGTTTCTTAACTACGGCCCTGCTTGTAACTGCGCTGATCGTTTTCGTTTTGGTGTTGATGTCAATGGCAGGTTTCTCGatcttcgtgaaacg TCGGGTCCGTTCATCCTCAAACGAATACCTGAATGATAAAAGTGCTGACCGGGGACCACTTCCCGACGTCCCATCGGGATACGCAGGTTACATTGCAGGTGACAAGTCATTGTACACGGAACCCTACCTCAAACCAGACCGCAACACTCATAACTACGAAGACTATGATACCCCACGTTAA